The following coding sequences are from one Leptolyngbya sp. NIES-3755 window:
- a CDS encoding hypothetical protein (hypothetical protein FJSC11DRAFT_1724;~similar to AA sequence:cyanobase_aa:LBDG_09330), with translation MRQWRSFLHTIEFLSQENPPQLIETLMLALSMVLFSVWIAQSELAFLLLGLVLTVGACSSILVREALIPALRPRPTQVMATLLLLVSLYGFADLLLAR, from the coding sequence ATGCGGCAGTGGCGGAGTTTTTTGCACACGATCGAGTTTCTGAGCCAGGAGAATCCCCCTCAGCTAATTGAGACGCTGATGTTGGCATTGTCGATGGTGCTGTTTAGCGTCTGGATTGCTCAATCGGAGTTGGCGTTTTTGCTCTTGGGATTGGTGCTAACCGTGGGGGCTTGTTCGTCGATTCTGGTGCGTGAGGCGTTGATTCCAGCGCTTCGTCCGCGTCCAACTCAGGTGATGGCAACGCTGCTATTGTTGGTGAGCCTTTATGGGTTTGCGGATTTGCTGTTGGCGCGGTGA